The following are encoded together in the Mycteria americana isolate JAX WOST 10 ecotype Jacksonville Zoo and Gardens chromosome 2, USCA_MyAme_1.0, whole genome shotgun sequence genome:
- the LOC142405428 gene encoding guanine nucleotide-binding protein G(I)/G(S)/G(O) subunit gamma-11, whose protein sequence is MPAINIEDLSEKDKLKMEVEQLRKEVKLERQPVSKCSEEIKNYIEERSGEDPLVKGVPEDKNPFKEKGGCVIA, encoded by the exons ATGCCAGCCATCAACATCGAGGACCTGAGCGAGAAGGACAAACTGAAAATGGAAGTGGAGCAGCTCCGGAAAGAAGTGAAGCTGGAGAGGCAGCCG GTGTCCAAGTGCTCCGAAGAGATCAAGAACTACATCGAGGAGCGGTCGGGCGAGGACCCGCTGGTGAAGGGGGTTCCCGAGGACAAGAACCCCTTCAAGGAGAAGGGAGGCTGTGTCATCGCTTAG